One part of the Candidatus Diapherotrites archaeon genome encodes these proteins:
- a CDS encoding DUF3850 domain-containing protein produces the protein MRFEKKVWPEFFQSVLDGMKTYDLRLADFTISPGDILVLREWDPISKAYTGRKIEKNVTYIGKTKGTPFWPADQIEKYGFQIIAFK, from the coding sequence ATGCGCTTCGAAAAGAAAGTCTGGCCCGAATTTTTCCAAAGCGTTTTGGATGGGATGAAAACGTATGACCTGCGTCTGGCCGACTTTACCATTTCCCCAGGCGACATACTTGTTTTACGGGAGTGGGACCCCATCTCTAAAGCGTACACCGGGAGGAAGATTGAAAAAAACGTCACATATATTGGCAAAACAAAAGGCACACCCTTCTGGCCGGCCGACCAGATCGAAAAATATGGGTTCCAGATTATCGCGTTTAAATAG
- the tpiA gene encoding triose-phosphate isomerase, which produces MRPKVIVGNWKMNLTIAEGKALAEDVRKYSQLHLPGTPIKVVLCPPFTHLIEVGNTLKESEVDVGAQDCHYENFGPYTGDISAAMLAGAGCRYCILGHSERRAAYKEPGRILNAKVLAVLRQNMIPIFCIGETLEEKNAGKTNEVLAQQMKEGLAAIPRDQIGKIILAYEPVWAISTSKDNQGAPATPAGANTIHQFIREQIKLSFGNEAAQGILILYGGSVKSENARGFLIQTHIDGCLVGGASLKKDSFCGIIDAANIPQ; this is translated from the coding sequence ATGCGTCCAAAGGTGATTGTCGGGAATTGGAAGATGAATCTTACGATAGCCGAGGGAAAGGCGCTCGCAGAGGACGTGCGCAAGTATTCGCAATTGCATCTCCCCGGCACCCCCATCAAGGTAGTCCTGTGCCCGCCCTTCACGCATCTCATTGAGGTGGGAAATACGTTGAAGGAGAGCGAAGTCGACGTGGGAGCGCAGGATTGCCATTATGAGAATTTTGGGCCCTACACAGGTGATATTAGTGCCGCTATGCTCGCGGGGGCGGGGTGTCGATATTGTATTTTAGGTCATTCTGAACGACGGGCGGCCTACAAGGAACCCGGGCGCATCCTCAATGCCAAGGTGCTCGCCGTGTTACGACAGAATATGATTCCCATCTTCTGCATCGGAGAGACATTAGAGGAGAAGAACGCCGGTAAAACCAATGAGGTGCTGGCGCAACAAATGAAAGAAGGATTGGCCGCTATTCCCAGAGATCAAATAGGAAAAATCATTTTGGCGTACGAACCGGTGTGGGCAATATCCACGAGCAAGGATAACCAGGGGGCTCCCGCCACCCCCGCAGGGGCGAATACCATTCACCAGTTTATCCGCGAGCAGATCAAATTATCATTTGGCAATGAGGCCGCGCAGGGCATTCTCATCCTCTACGGGGGGAGTGTTAAGTCCGAGAACGCGCGAGGGTTCCTTATTCAAACCCACATCGACGGATGTTTAGTGGGAGGCGCCTCCCTCAAGAAGGACTCCTTCTGCGGCATCATCGATGCAGCCAACATCCCGCAGTGA
- a CDS encoding sigma-70 family RNA polymerase sigma factor — translation MPPPPSKRPRKGRVKQHKFVHRPPVLTMDYIIEHHIDLIHDPAKRWESSFAPFNIDREDLAQEALVALIKEAPKYDVNRGSSNTFVNHVVNSRFNKILRTLKEKKRHPGGKKVSFPLDLSSSRSSEGSHRALIKYWRRLYNKYSPILSPKEKKIMEMRMQGMNYREIGAVFNLTQNRIQQIVKLSIQRMRDRFLELE, via the coding sequence ATGCCGCCCCCTCCATCCAAACGCCCTCGGAAGGGCAGGGTAAAACAACATAAGTTCGTCCATCGACCGCCGGTGTTGACGATGGATTACATAATCGAACACCACATCGACTTGATCCATGACCCCGCCAAGCGATGGGAATCTTCATTCGCCCCATTCAACATCGACAGGGAGGATTTGGCCCAGGAAGCGTTGGTCGCGTTGATCAAGGAAGCTCCAAAATATGATGTGAACAGGGGCTCCTCCAACACTTTCGTGAATCATGTGGTCAATTCCCGATTCAACAAGATTCTACGAACCTTAAAAGAGAAAAAGAGGCATCCTGGAGGGAAGAAGGTTTCCTTCCCCCTGGATTTATCTTCCTCCCGATCCTCCGAAGGAAGCCATCGGGCGCTGATAAAGTATTGGCGGCGGCTTTATAACAAATATTCCCCGATACTTTCACCAAAGGAAAAAAAGATCATGGAAATGCGGATGCAGGGGATGAACTACAGGGAAATTGGCGCTGTGTTCAACTTGACCCAAAACCGAATTCAGCAGATCGTTAAACTATCCATCCAAAGGATGCGCGATCGCTTCTTGGAGCTGGAATAA
- the fni gene encoding type 2 isopentenyl-diphosphate Delta-isomerase yields the protein MPSDKGTSSRKLEHVNIVLGKPVQFTQMTPGFEEMEIEYLTLPELDAEKIDTRTHFLKHPFSFPFMVSSMTGGHAKTTKINQDIATACEEVGIGMGLGSTRAAIEDPKTFSSFDVRKHAPSIFLACNLGVSQLKHYSTPKIQKLVDDLQCDALILHSNAAQEIVQEEGTPQFGGCLNEIARVARELEQPVYVKEVGNGISPSIVKKLSETRIAAIDVAGAGGTSWTAIESRRGTQNNKALGELFWNVGIPTIPAILGARKYGNKPIVGSGGVRSGVDILKCMVLGCSLTSAAIPVIHAQHGGGKPAIVAHIESLKRAFRAGMFLVGAARVPDLKGKKYYLFGRTKEWVEQI from the coding sequence ATGCCCTCCGACAAAGGCACGAGTTCCCGGAAGCTCGAGCATGTGAATATCGTGCTGGGGAAGCCCGTGCAGTTCACCCAAATGACCCCGGGTTTCGAGGAAATGGAAATAGAATACCTCACCCTCCCCGAGCTGGATGCGGAAAAAATAGACACGCGCACTCATTTTTTGAAGCACCCCTTTTCGTTCCCCTTCATGGTTTCTTCCATGACCGGGGGGCATGCTAAAACGACCAAAATAAACCAGGATATTGCCACGGCCTGCGAGGAAGTAGGCATCGGTATGGGTTTGGGAAGCACCCGCGCGGCCATTGAGGATCCCAAGACCTTTTCCTCGTTTGACGTTCGGAAGCACGCCCCCTCCATCTTCCTCGCGTGCAATTTAGGGGTGTCGCAATTGAAGCATTATTCTACCCCCAAAATTCAGAAGCTCGTGGATGACTTACAGTGCGATGCGCTCATCCTCCATTCCAATGCCGCCCAGGAGATCGTGCAGGAAGAAGGAACCCCCCAATTCGGGGGGTGTTTGAATGAAATTGCTCGAGTCGCCCGGGAGTTGGAACAACCGGTTTATGTCAAGGAAGTGGGGAATGGCATTTCCCCTTCCATAGTGAAAAAATTGAGCGAGACCCGCATCGCGGCCATCGATGTGGCGGGGGCGGGAGGAACGAGTTGGACGGCCATCGAGAGCCGGCGGGGGACTCAAAATAATAAGGCGTTGGGCGAGCTATTTTGGAATGTGGGCATCCCCACTATTCCCGCTATCCTGGGGGCGCGGAAATATGGGAACAAGCCCATCGTGGGAAGCGGGGGCGTGCGGAGCGGAGTGGATATCCTCAAGTGCATGGTCTTGGGATGTTCCCTCACCAGCGCGGCCATTCCCGTGATCCACGCACAACATGGAGGAGGAAAACCAGCCATCGTGGCGCATATCGAATCGTTAAAACGAGCCTTCCGCGCGGGCATGTTCCTCGTGGGTGCGGCGCGCGTGCCCGACCTTAAGGGCAAGAAATATTATTTATTCGGCCGGACAAAAGAATGGGTGGAGCAGATATGA
- a CDS encoding NADPH-dependent FMN reductase, giving the protein MASTKNQPLFIPVIYGSVRTARRGIRAARFWVNEVEKRGHESVLVDPKEKKFALPLLDKMYKEYPKGKAPENMERIGKIMRRADAYLIVSAEYNHSIPPALSNTLDHYLEEYFFKPAGIITYSVGSFGGVRAAVHLRAMLGEMGMLTISNMFAIPKVQEAFDEDGKPSDAKYFDRSKNFLEELEWVARALKAAREKGTPY; this is encoded by the coding sequence ATGGCCTCTACGAAAAACCAACCGTTATTCATCCCCGTCATCTACGGTTCGGTCCGCACCGCGCGGCGGGGTATCCGGGCGGCTCGTTTCTGGGTGAATGAAGTGGAGAAGCGCGGGCATGAGAGTGTGTTGGTGGATCCTAAAGAAAAAAAATTTGCCTTACCCCTGTTGGACAAGATGTATAAGGAATATCCGAAAGGAAAAGCCCCTGAAAACATGGAGCGCATTGGGAAAATTATGCGTCGGGCGGATGCGTATCTCATCGTCTCCGCGGAATACAACCATTCTATTCCCCCCGCGTTGAGCAACACCTTGGACCATTACCTCGAGGAGTATTTTTTCAAGCCCGCGGGCATCATCACGTATTCCGTGGGAAGTTTTGGAGGCGTGCGCGCCGCGGTGCATCTGCGGGCCATGCTGGGGGAGATGGGGATGCTCACCATCTCCAATATGTTCGCCATCCCCAAGGTACAGGAGGCGTTTGATGAGGATGGGAAACCATCCGATGCTAAATATTTCGATCGGTCAAAGAATTTCCTCGAGGAACTGGAATGGGTCGCCCGCGCCTTGAAGGCGGCGCGGGAAAAAGGAACGCCGTATTAA
- a CDS encoding glycosyltransferase family 2 protein, with amino-acid sequence MKLGILILAYQAEDTIASVLARIPEETFRAAEGIYIFDDASTDRTSDVACACARTHAFRNKIHVHTNPKNLGYGGNQKHAYRFALKNGLEAVVMVHGDGQYAPELLSQIYSPIMRGEADLVFGSRMTGNPLRGKMPLHKFIGNQALTQIQNLLVGSRFSEFHSGYRAFRTRCFQDIPLSECTSGFHFDTQILILFFDRHFRIHEVSIPTFYGDEISRVRIVSYGLRVIGEALKYWALRRAPFPIPGMVNDLYQSPQIANGRQE; translated from the coding sequence ATGAAATTGGGCATCCTCATTCTGGCGTATCAAGCGGAAGATACGATCGCGTCGGTATTGGCACGGATTCCCGAGGAGACATTTAGAGCAGCTGAAGGAATCTATATCTTCGACGACGCAAGCACCGACCGGACGAGCGATGTGGCGTGTGCGTGCGCACGCACCCATGCTTTCCGTAATAAAATACACGTGCACACCAACCCTAAGAATTTGGGCTACGGGGGCAACCAGAAGCACGCCTATCGATTCGCCCTCAAGAATGGATTGGAGGCCGTGGTGATGGTGCACGGAGATGGGCAGTACGCCCCGGAACTGCTCTCCCAAATCTATTCCCCTATCATGCGGGGGGAAGCGGACCTGGTTTTTGGATCCCGCATGACGGGAAATCCTCTCCGGGGAAAGATGCCACTCCACAAATTTATAGGCAACCAAGCCCTCACTCAAATTCAAAACTTATTGGTTGGGAGTCGTTTCTCGGAATTTCACTCCGGATACCGGGCGTTTCGAACCCGCTGCTTTCAGGACATCCCCCTCTCCGAATGCACCTCCGGATTTCATTTCGACACGCAAATCCTCATCCTCTTCTTTGATCGACACTTCCGGATACACGAAGTCTCCATCCCCACATTCTATGGGGATGAAATATCCCGGGTGCGGATTGTATCATATGGTCTACGCGTGATAGGGGAAGCCCTGAAATATTGGGCGCTCCGGCGCGCACCATTTCCAATCCCCGGAATGGTCAATGACTTGTACCAGTCCCCCCAGATTGCGAATGGGAGGCAGGAATAA
- the serS gene encoding serine--tRNA ligase, with translation MLDIHVIRENPAAIRENLARRHVPEYLESFDQLVEDDTAYRRALQEVERLRGKRNTLSQEVAKAIDHPTQKQALIQESKQVGQLITQNQRIQDEVKERINGILMRLPNVMMGDVPYGKDDSENVELRKNGKMRTFDFDVKHHAEIARNIGGVDFERAVKIAGTGFYALKGPLALLDLALQRYALDTLIHAGFDPILPPLLLRREAYEGVTDLNEFDDQLYKIENEDLHLIATSEHPLVAQYMKETIPEDELPIRLAGITPCFRREVGKHGLEERGLFRVHHFNKVEQVVICGAEESKEWHEKLLANTETIFRGLEIPYRVMNVCTGDLGIVAAKKYDIEGYSPREKNYFELASLSHCTTYQAVRLGIKKGFKDGRKEYVHTLNATAVATARMIRAILENHQTQEGGLRVPKALHPYTLGVEEFPPIQ, from the coding sequence ATGCTCGACATCCATGTGATTAGGGAAAATCCGGCGGCTATTAGGGAAAACCTCGCGCGACGACACGTGCCAGAATACTTAGAATCATTCGACCAACTGGTTGAGGACGACACGGCCTATCGACGAGCCCTGCAGGAAGTGGAACGCCTCCGAGGGAAGCGGAATACCTTATCCCAAGAGGTGGCCAAAGCCATTGATCACCCCACACAAAAACAGGCGTTGATCCAGGAAAGCAAGCAGGTGGGGCAACTCATTACCCAGAACCAGCGCATCCAGGATGAGGTGAAAGAAAGGATCAATGGGATTTTGATGCGGTTACCTAATGTGATGATGGGGGACGTACCCTATGGGAAAGATGATTCTGAGAATGTGGAACTGCGGAAAAATGGAAAAATGAGGACATTTGATTTCGACGTGAAACACCATGCGGAGATCGCCCGCAACATCGGAGGGGTGGATTTCGAGCGCGCGGTGAAGATCGCGGGAACAGGATTCTATGCCTTGAAAGGACCATTAGCTCTATTGGATTTGGCGCTCCAACGGTACGCATTGGACACCCTCATCCACGCGGGATTCGATCCCATTTTACCTCCCCTCCTCCTGCGGCGCGAAGCCTATGAGGGGGTGACGGATTTGAATGAGTTTGATGATCAATTGTACAAGATAGAAAATGAGGATTTGCATCTCATCGCCACGAGTGAACATCCATTGGTCGCGCAATATATGAAAGAAACCATTCCTGAAGATGAACTGCCCATTCGATTGGCGGGCATCACCCCCTGCTTCCGGAGAGAAGTGGGTAAACATGGACTGGAGGAGCGAGGATTGTTCCGGGTGCACCATTTCAATAAAGTGGAGCAAGTGGTTATTTGCGGCGCGGAGGAAAGTAAAGAATGGCATGAAAAATTGCTGGCGAACACCGAAACGATTTTCAGGGGATTGGAAATCCCCTATCGCGTGATGAATGTGTGCACCGGGGATTTGGGGATCGTTGCCGCCAAGAAATATGATATCGAAGGGTATTCCCCGCGGGAAAAAAACTATTTCGAACTCGCCTCCCTGAGCCACTGCACCACCTACCAAGCAGTGAGATTAGGGATCAAAAAAGGGTTCAAGGACGGACGAAAGGAATATGTGCACACCCTCAACGCCACCGCCGTGGCCACCGCCCGGATGATCCGCGCCATTCTTGAAAACCACCAGACCCAAGAAGGGGGATTGCGTGTACCTAAAGCGCTTCACCCGTATACGTTGGGCGTAGAAGAATTTCCACCCATCCAATAA
- a CDS encoding helix-turn-helix domain-containing protein: MPPAECLVHTTTHSLGKRFAIPLLEELKISKEVGFNDLARKLHASPKMLSQRVKEMEEEGLVFRNARHHYTLTPKGMELSAVVDAIKRFHIKWKNVPEDCLTTNCVDCGMGKKKQALTIPVLPHYS, translated from the coding sequence ATGCCTCCCGCGGAATGCCTTGTCCACACCACCACTCACTCCCTTGGGAAACGGTTCGCCATCCCCCTGCTGGAAGAGTTGAAGATCTCCAAGGAAGTAGGATTCAATGATCTCGCCCGCAAACTCCACGCGTCCCCCAAGATGCTCTCCCAGAGGGTGAAAGAGATGGAGGAGGAAGGATTGGTGTTCAGGAATGCGCGCCACCACTATACCCTTACTCCCAAAGGAATGGAATTGAGCGCCGTGGTCGACGCCATCAAGCGCTTCCACATCAAATGGAAAAACGTCCCCGAAGATTGCCTAACCACCAACTGCGTGGATTGCGGAATGGGGAAGAAAAAACAGGCGCTGACCATCCCCGTATTGCCCCATTATTCATAG
- a CDS encoding PD-(D/E)XK nuclease family protein has product MPSPYSYTSLSMFARCPQQYAHRYVWKSPIPEQPLDLYMTCGSVVHTLLEHAHLAALGNKPVTQENLLESLPGLWEQTLKESPIPISPEEALPFVQKSIANVEWYFQTHFEAEKKVTIDVEKRIMYPLNPGRKQWLMGFLDRVSKPQDRKLVVHDYKTGALTLSSKTLGNDFQATLYGAMAAHQYAPLQEVELQWHYLSHGKTVTTLLEPENAREAVGKAQHIADGIESHKQVGLFPPKVGRHCGNCEFITMCPAHAQR; this is encoded by the coding sequence ATGCCATCTCCCTATTCCTATACGTCGTTATCGATGTTTGCCCGGTGCCCTCAGCAATACGCCCACCGGTATGTGTGGAAATCCCCTATTCCCGAACAACCCCTTGACTTATACATGACATGTGGGAGTGTGGTCCATACCCTTCTGGAGCACGCCCACTTGGCTGCGCTGGGAAATAAACCAGTTACCCAAGAAAACCTATTGGAATCCCTCCCCGGTTTATGGGAACAAACATTGAAGGAATCCCCCATTCCTATATCTCCAGAAGAGGCCCTCCCTTTCGTCCAGAAAAGCATCGCCAATGTGGAATGGTATTTCCAAACCCATTTCGAGGCCGAGAAAAAGGTTACTATCGACGTGGAAAAAAGGATCATGTATCCCCTCAACCCGGGACGCAAGCAATGGCTCATGGGCTTCCTCGACCGGGTGTCCAAACCTCAAGATAGGAAACTTGTGGTGCATGATTACAAGACGGGGGCGCTCACCTTATCCTCCAAAACCCTGGGGAATGATTTCCAGGCCACCCTGTATGGGGCCATGGCCGCCCACCAGTATGCGCCCTTGCAAGAAGTAGAACTGCAATGGCACTACTTATCCCATGGAAAAACGGTGACGACGCTCCTCGAGCCCGAAAACGCTCGGGAGGCGGTGGGGAAAGCTCAACATATTGCGGACGGAATCGAGAGCCACAAACAGGTGGGGCTGTTTCCCCCCAAAGTGGGGCGGCACTGCGGAAATTGTGAGTTCATCACTATGTGTCCGGCGCACGCCCAGAGATAG
- a CDS encoding SOS response-associated peptidase yields the protein MCGRYAMTHFLKELLPRYDINSLPEGNWKPSYNIAPEQKAPIIIQNEAKKLAMATWGFVPSWAIEKKDFHPLINARSETAATSPAFRHAFHHSRCLIPFTHFFEWKKGKTKIPFAIALEKGGIGSFAGIFSEKEEKIRYAILTTSPSPALRNIHDRMPVILAKADEKKWLSPTDDPTKCQKLLRTFPGKLKAFPISKEVNNPRNDYPQILNPLSSLIKKWE from the coding sequence ATGTGCGGCCGCTATGCCATGACCCATTTCCTCAAGGAGCTCCTTCCCAGGTATGACATTAACAGCCTTCCTGAAGGGAATTGGAAGCCTTCTTACAATATCGCTCCCGAGCAGAAAGCCCCCATTATAATTCAAAATGAGGCAAAAAAACTGGCCATGGCCACATGGGGGTTTGTCCCCTCCTGGGCGATTGAAAAAAAGGATTTTCATCCCCTTATCAATGCCCGCTCCGAGACGGCAGCCACGAGCCCGGCCTTTCGGCATGCATTCCATCATAGTCGATGCCTAATTCCCTTCACCCATTTTTTCGAGTGGAAGAAAGGGAAGACCAAAATCCCTTTCGCCATCGCCCTGGAAAAAGGGGGAATTGGATCATTCGCGGGCATTTTTTCTGAAAAGGAAGAGAAAATAAGGTATGCCATCCTCACCACCTCTCCTTCCCCCGCATTGCGAAACATACACGACCGCATGCCCGTCATATTGGCGAAAGCAGATGAGAAGAAATGGTTATCCCCTACCGATGACCCAACCAAATGTCAGAAACTGTTGAGGACATTCCCCGGAAAACTAAAAGCCTTCCCCATTTCAAAAGAGGTGAATAATCCCAGGAATGATTATCCCCAAATTCTGAATCCTTTGTCTTCCCTCATCAAAAAATGGGAGTAA
- a CDS encoding PAC2 family protein: MARNTMPTPPRMPISRPPGGSRARGDIGVPEIPPRKPHPTAPTNLSTTHSPIVRFVETEHRDWNGYTLIEGFPGTGLVGTITAKYLVENLDFKEVGHLHSELFLPIIRIHKGVPIFPSRLYVNDKRKLGVLISEQIIPKQHIPRVATTIVEWILKNKIARLISLAGLQTGVKNDLTVYAIAANEASKNMFKDLDVEIIDEGITTGITAIMLMHLKESNVKAFSMLGNVTIGADYKAAAELIKRLNKLLDLDIKVEPLYEQAKKTEKDIMEQMKRLKEAQQSDDGDDTRARGPSYYA; this comes from the coding sequence ATGGCCCGAAACACCATGCCTACCCCGCCCCGCATGCCCATTAGCCGGCCCCCGGGGGGGAGTCGAGCGCGCGGTGACATCGGGGTACCTGAAATACCTCCCAGGAAACCACATCCTACCGCTCCCACAAACCTATCAACCACCCACAGTCCCATCGTTCGATTCGTTGAAACGGAGCATCGGGATTGGAATGGGTATACGCTCATTGAAGGATTTCCAGGCACGGGTTTAGTGGGCACCATCACCGCCAAATACCTGGTTGAAAACCTCGATTTTAAGGAAGTTGGACACCTCCATTCCGAACTATTCTTACCCATCATCCGCATCCACAAAGGAGTACCCATTTTTCCATCGCGGTTATATGTAAATGACAAACGGAAACTTGGGGTGCTCATCTCGGAGCAGATCATCCCCAAACAGCATATCCCCCGTGTCGCCACCACGATCGTGGAATGGATTTTAAAGAATAAGATCGCCCGCCTCATCTCTCTCGCAGGGTTGCAGACGGGGGTAAAGAACGATCTCACGGTGTATGCCATCGCGGCGAATGAGGCGAGCAAAAATATGTTCAAGGATTTGGATGTGGAGATCATTGATGAAGGTATCACCACGGGAATAACGGCCATCATGCTCATGCACCTCAAGGAGAGCAACGTGAAAGCCTTCTCCATGCTGGGGAATGTCACCATCGGTGCGGATTACAAGGCCGCGGCCGAGCTCATCAAGCGGCTCAATAAACTATTGGACCTGGACATCAAAGTGGAGCCCCTATACGAGCAGGCCAAGAAGACGGAGAAGGACATCATGGAACAGATGAAGCGTCTCAAAGAAGCCCAACAATCCGATGACGGGGACGACACCCGGGCCCGCGGGCCCTCGTATTATGCGTGA
- a CDS encoding type II secretion system F family protein has product MPLFDLRMINRHVNTFIIVANETKERLDYISQQNGVENGLSRVILGSVIEGAGLFLVAWSAYLYFGWSGAEWAAVWVGIGIFPLAANIMYQLWRFDQHTRTLERQCPDSLLLYAAIPPKQSFPKKIKWLAESTFLPIRDEWTRVHRRIAKGESIPEALEGLGVGRASRPLSAVKRLLRRLYESGAPGIEAAVAMAQDMMQAQSLVEERRATMMVEKYTLLLAGGIMVPILLGVLVGVVTRLPLSLAEASGAELFTLAVQIIPIYLFEYAVLTGLFLGAQEERQGIAGIYILILLPASQLAYILGQWYVRG; this is encoded by the coding sequence ATGCCCTTGTTTGATTTGCGTATGATTAATCGTCATGTAAATACATTCATAATTGTGGCTAACGAGACGAAAGAAAGGTTGGACTATATTTCTCAGCAGAATGGAGTTGAAAATGGGTTATCCCGAGTAATCCTGGGGAGCGTCATCGAGGGCGCCGGGTTATTTTTAGTGGCGTGGTCCGCGTACCTTTATTTTGGCTGGTCGGGAGCCGAATGGGCGGCCGTGTGGGTGGGAATAGGTATCTTTCCATTAGCGGCCAACATCATGTACCAACTCTGGCGGTTTGACCAACACACGCGCACGCTCGAACGGCAGTGCCCGGACAGCCTGCTCTTGTATGCGGCTATTCCTCCTAAACAATCCTTTCCTAAAAAAATAAAATGGTTGGCAGAATCCACTTTTCTTCCCATCCGTGATGAATGGACACGTGTTCACCGGCGCATCGCCAAAGGGGAATCCATTCCGGAGGCATTGGAAGGGTTGGGGGTGGGAAGAGCCTCCCGGCCCCTCTCAGCGGTGAAGCGGCTGCTCAGACGCTTGTATGAGAGTGGCGCCCCCGGAATAGAGGCCGCGGTGGCCATGGCCCAGGACATGATGCAAGCCCAATCCCTTGTCGAGGAAAGGCGCGCCACGATGATGGTGGAAAAATATACGCTTCTCCTCGCGGGAGGGATCATGGTGCCTATATTGCTGGGGGTATTGGTGGGGGTAGTGACGCGGCTGCCGCTCTCCCTGGCCGAAGCCAGTGGCGCTGAATTGTTCACATTAGCGGTGCAGATTATCCCTATCTACTTATTTGAATACGCCGTGCTCACCGGGCTTTTCTTGGGAGCCCAGGAAGAACGTCAAGGAATTGCTGGGATCTACATCCTCATCCTTCTCCCTGCGTCCCAACTGGCCTACATCTTGGGGCAATGGTACGTGCGCGGGTGA
- a CDS encoding type II secretion system F family protein: protein MEQEMDLFLTLLAMELSLHQSLERALATAAGGVRGPLRTSMQEAVDRYVHQGEPLDESLLEWKTSHESPLLNRVAAVLMHLHVQGNSPTTQQSLRHMAEDIRLHHRNELRRFASQLTLLSVVFIGTSTLVPTLFLGFVAVGSQFLDLTLAPEHVWGTALVGIPLLNALILLLVWVQNPIVPVRDG, encoded by the coding sequence ATGGAACAGGAGATGGATCTTTTTCTCACCCTCCTTGCCATGGAACTCAGCTTGCACCAATCATTGGAAAGAGCGCTCGCCACTGCCGCAGGGGGGGTTAGGGGACCCCTGCGAACGAGCATGCAGGAGGCCGTGGATCGCTATGTCCATCAGGGAGAACCCCTGGATGAAAGTCTCTTGGAATGGAAGACCTCTCACGAAAGCCCATTATTGAATCGAGTCGCGGCCGTACTAATGCATTTGCACGTGCAAGGGAATTCCCCCACCACGCAACAGTCTTTGCGACACATGGCGGAAGACATCCGCTTGCACCACCGCAATGAACTCCGTCGATTCGCGAGCCAATTGACATTGCTATCCGTCGTATTCATTGGCACATCCACGTTAGTTCCCACTCTCTTCCTTGGATTTGTCGCCGTGGGAAGCCAATTCCTTGATTTGACACTGGCACCCGAGCATGTATGGGGGACCGCATTAGTGGGAATTCCCCTTCTGAACGCCCTCATCTTACTCTTGGTGTGGGTCCAGAATCCCATTGTCCCTGTGAGGGATGGGTGA